AAAGCTTCCTCTGGAAAAATAACTTTCGTTGTTCCTCGCGCCGCTACTTCCCTCCGAAGGTTGTCTGAATAGAAATAAGGTTCcaataatatttgaatagTTCTCGTGTAGAGTTCGCAATGTATTTCGCGTACTTTGAAAGAAGAGTTGTTTCTGCATGCTAAAAATTGTCGGTCGTGTTCTATTTTTTCGAAAGACGCTGGTCACGGTCGTTAATCACCAAAGTATTCTAATTACTGACGCGAAAGTAACGCGTACGTTCGACGATTTTTAACGACGTCCAGGagaaaaaattacaaagtttTTTACGCGCAAACGTTCCAACAGTTATTGTAACCATGAATGAAACTTTTGCTTCGTTGATAATCCATTTGGTGTACGAGTCATAAATTGGTTGAATATAGTTAAAACCTTACTCTCGTTGCTTTCCTCGTGGTCTAATGAACGTTTAGTGTTTTGCAAAATTTCTGAAGGGTATGTTTGAAGAAATTAAGAATTCGCTTTTACGAGTTTAAAAACATTCGAAACAGTCCGGTGTTCGCCTGTTTCAGGTACGTGTACAGGCAACGCGGCGGAACCAATATGAGCAGCACCCTCCTGCTCTACTCGGTGGAAACGTTAAACGAGGGCACGTATACCTGCATAGCCGAGAACGGAGCAGGATCCGCGGAGGCGAACCTCTCTCTGCGAGTGTTGTTCCAGGAGAAAATAACCGTGGAACCTCCAAACGATCGTTCGAGATCAGGATACGTGGTAGCCATAGCCGCGGGTGCTCTGGTAGGCACCTTGTTCGCTTTGGGATCACTGATAGGCAGCATCGTGTTCTGTATGCGTAAACGTCGTCGTGATCGAAAAAGGAACTCCAAGGCTCTGGTATCGCAGAACAAGTCCGTGATGCCCATCACCAAAGACACCACCACTAGTCTCCCCTGCAGGAAGGGCAACGGAAGTTTGATCGGTTTGGAACACCAGCAGATGGTCTCGTATACCGAAAGAGAAATGAACAGAGCCGCTACGCTCGAACGGAGGGAGCACAGAAATTTGGAAGAGCCTTATTGTAGTCCAGTTTCAAAGTATCTGACAGAACCCGACCTGATTAACGAGGTCCCAGAGACGACCGACGTGGGCTATGGTCAACTGTACCGCCATCAGCCCGGGGAGAGACAAATTCTGGAGTACGACTCGGGGTATCCGCTCCAGCCGGACCTGCGTCCACCGAACATACCCCAACTGAGTTATCTGGATCAAGATGGTTATCCTTTGAATTTTGGTTTGCCTAAAATCCCCTTCAGCGCCGCGAGCACGTTACCTCGACTGAGGCAGAGGATGCCTGTAGAGGGGTCAGCGGTGGCTCCACCCGCTAGGTACTCGAGGGAGGCAGAGTTCCTCGCCAGATCTCCAGGATACGACCCCGTGTTGCCTAGGACCGACGCCAGGTACACTGCCGAGGGATACCCGTATCCTCCTCAACAGCAGCAACCGATTCAGCCAGTGGAGCAACCTCTCCAGCAGCAGCTGCCCGTATCTCCAGTGTCGCCAGTGGCCGTGTTCCCGGAGGTGCCATTCATTCCCTCTCCACCAGCTGCGTACCGAGGTGAGACAACTCCACTATCTCCTAGATCGTTGCTGAGCAAAACTGCTCGAGAAGCTGCCGCTGCGGCCGCAGCCAGGGCGGAGGACCTTCAGCCGCCTCATCATCCCGAAAGTCCCGACGAGGGTTACGTCGGTGATGCAATGGACGTCTAAAAGAGGACGGTTGTCGAATCTTTCACGAATTCTCGGGTCGCTGATCGACGGGGCAATCGACGAATCCAATGATGAGTCAAGTTTGATGGTGGATATCTGGTATCTTTGTGAGGGTGGTTGGTACCGAGGATATGGTTGATCGTTGTTGCTGATAGGACGCATGACGTTCGTGGAAGTCGATCGAACGTGCACGAATTCAGTTCATGGAAAACAAGCGACGGACACGATTGAACGAGCAAGAAGCTCGGG
This region of Osmia bicornis bicornis chromosome 5, iOsmBic2.1, whole genome shotgun sequence genomic DNA includes:
- the LOC114871059 gene encoding leucine-rich repeat-containing protein 24-like, giving the protein MCSKMRAWWWRGALLGTMMLLSWTSSSEGCPSMCTCKWKSGKEWVECANRDLKGLPQGAREETQVLDLSSNHLVSLPPECFQALGLINLQRLYLSRSHISRIASRAFVGLVGLVELDLSENLIEEIPTETFPFYSNLMKLLLNGNPIKEVRRGAFQNLPHLTNLELSQCALESVEQGSFDGLHLLEWLRLDGNRLTRVPEHTLPLGGSLRGLTLHNNPWLCDCRLRSTQAWLKESAPAAPQESEPVCDAPPRLRGKQIKAIKVNELACLPHIELQERVEAYEGDNVTLKCDVYAVPAAKLAWWFNGEPCELQNENDSISVSSPMFPRYVYRQRGGTNMSSTLLLYSVETLNEGTYTCIAENGAGSAEANLSLRVLFQEKITVEPPNDRSRSGYVVAIAAGALVGTLFALGSLIGSIVFCMRKRRRDRKRNSKALVSQNKSVMPITKDTTTSLPCRKGNGSLIGLEHQQMVSYTEREMNRAATLERREHRNLEEPYCSPVSKYLTEPDLINEVPETTDVGYGQLYRHQPGERQILEYDSGYPLQPDLRPPNIPQLSYLDQDGYPLNFGLPKIPFSAASTLPRLRQRMPVEGSAVAPPARYSREAEFLARSPGYDPVLPRTDARYTAEGYPYPPQQQQPIQPVEQPLQQQLPVSPVSPVAVFPEVPFIPSPPAAYRGETTPLSPRSLLSKTAREAAAAAAARAEDLQPPHHPESPDEGYVGDAMDV